A genomic segment from Candidatus Zixiibacteriota bacterium encodes:
- a CDS encoding basic amino acid ABC transporter substrate-binding protein: MKRTLVLIIGLAITLSCSGDKTETSEREVLRVGTDATYPPFESVDTETGQPAGFDIDLMTALCELNGWKPEFIVTPFDGIIPGLRSKKYDAVISAVTITPERAAVVDFTNPYYLAGQTIAVPLDDTVILGVENLVSKRVGVQLGTTGELMAKRIDGLQVFSYDNIGAAFIDMSNGNLDAVLNDFPTTQAYISKHGTAKTVGEKLSTEYYGIAVRKSDNELLGQLNKALEEFKAGDGYAELHVKWFGVPPPDGLSLDTLSGGESQ; the protein is encoded by the coding sequence ATGAAACGGACACTGGTCCTGATTATCGGGCTGGCAATCACTCTCAGTTGCTCCGGCGACAAAACAGAAACTTCCGAAAGAGAGGTACTGCGGGTTGGCACCGATGCCACCTATCCACCCTTCGAATCTGTCGACACCGAAACCGGGCAACCAGCCGGATTTGATATAGACCTGATGACCGCCTTGTGTGAACTGAACGGATGGAAACCGGAGTTCATCGTCACGCCATTCGACGGCATTATCCCCGGACTGCGGAGCAAGAAGTACGATGCCGTCATTTCAGCTGTGACCATAACTCCCGAACGCGCCGCGGTGGTCGATTTCACCAACCCGTACTATCTGGCCGGTCAAACTATAGCGGTTCCCCTCGACGATACCGTGATTCTCGGCGTGGAAAACTTGGTTAGCAAAAGAGTAGGCGTCCAACTCGGCACCACGGGCGAGTTGATGGCGAAGCGGATCGATGGTCTGCAGGTTTTTTCCTATGACAACATCGGCGCCGCCTTCATCGACATGTCCAACGGTAATCTCGATGCCGTACTGAATGACTTTCCTACCACACAGGCTTATATTTCCAAACACGGTACCGCCAAAACGGTGGGTGAAAAACTCTCGACAGAATACTACGGTATAGCCGTGAGAAAATCCGATAACGAATTACTCGGTCAGTTGAACAAGGCTCTTGAGGAATTCAAGGCCGGGGATGGCTACGCGGAGCTTCATGTGAAATGGTTCGGGGTGCCTCCGCCTGATGGGCTGTCGCTCGATACACTGTCGGGTGGCGAGTCACAGTGA
- a CDS encoding PspC domain-containing protein: MEKRLYRSSTNKIIAGLCGGLGQYMDIDPVILRLISVILIFATGGVAILVYFIAWLIVPKAEEESMLHQATSDQPVSNQSNSISSWKGFWPGIILISIGLLLVMRETWYWFHWDELWPIILIGAGLYLILRRNRKRKQVDNSNMTSFANNHEPKTENGGSIS, encoded by the coding sequence ATGGAAAAGCGGCTTTACAGGTCATCGACCAATAAGATCATCGCCGGTCTCTGCGGCGGTCTCGGCCAATACATGGACATCGATCCGGTAATACTCCGATTGATTTCCGTAATACTTATCTTTGCCACCGGCGGAGTGGCCATTCTGGTCTATTTTATCGCCTGGCTCATAGTACCCAAAGCGGAGGAGGAATCGATGCTCCATCAGGCTACGTCCGACCAACCCGTCTCCAACCAATCCAACTCGATATCTTCGTGGAAAGGATTCTGGCCGGGAATTATTCTCATCAGCATTGGCTTGCTGCTCGTCATGAGAGAAACCTGGTACTGGTTTCACTGGGACGAACTGTGGCCCATAATTCTCATAGGAGCAGGACTGTATCTTATCCTTCGGCGCAATCGCAAGAGGAAGCAGGTGGATAACTCCAATATGACGTCATTTGCCAACAATCACGAGCCTAAAACAGAAAACGGAGGGTCGATCTCATGA
- a CDS encoding zf-HC2 domain-containing protein, giving the protein MEHSYFKDKISAYHDGELKHEEEHLIAEHIKTCEECQQLLRELEAFDRMVEKHSGLKDDDYWERSARKIEQALGAQQVKTEVVDVKKSSWYGLGWKLASVAATVAIIAFIALYETDITDNVNIEIKPRARSQSIELAPLGDSSVVMGDTEAAQTQPELEADLGADTLVATREELLQMRHEQPYDETGAIADEPSAVVSKEKTVVKVEAKDDLKVLEVPDESPAEPFPYTQSPGNLATKEAGRIATSHDILKKESETKTPPPAVSIMDSDAVSGYVSKTDAGRKAAAASKIAETDTSQPTLEEWRAKRDSLAAVVSSTDIGILMENEMLLTAKAKDLDKKAQAALVDSLSTEFAQHDPQFLLLESHYQVGLLTDDKKEYERSIDALREYLDKDDSVYKLNAAWYIQQLEQRKW; this is encoded by the coding sequence AACTAAAGCACGAAGAAGAGCACCTGATTGCCGAGCATATCAAGACCTGCGAAGAATGCCAGCAGCTCCTGCGCGAACTCGAGGCTTTCGATCGGATGGTGGAAAAACATTCGGGTCTCAAAGACGATGACTACTGGGAACGTTCCGCGCGGAAGATCGAACAGGCTCTCGGAGCGCAGCAGGTGAAGACCGAAGTTGTGGATGTGAAAAAGTCGTCGTGGTACGGGCTTGGATGGAAACTCGCGAGCGTGGCCGCCACTGTTGCTATTATCGCCTTCATTGCCCTCTACGAGACCGATATCACCGACAACGTGAACATAGAAATCAAGCCGCGAGCCAGGTCTCAGAGCATAGAACTGGCCCCTCTGGGCGATTCCTCGGTAGTGATGGGTGATACCGAGGCGGCTCAAACCCAGCCGGAACTCGAGGCCGACCTTGGCGCCGATACCCTCGTTGCCACCAGGGAAGAACTTTTGCAGATGAGACATGAGCAACCCTATGACGAAACCGGAGCGATCGCCGATGAACCCTCTGCTGTCGTATCGAAAGAAAAAACGGTTGTGAAGGTCGAGGCCAAGGACGATTTGAAAGTACTCGAAGTGCCCGATGAATCTCCTGCTGAACCGTTTCCATATACCCAGAGTCCCGGAAATCTGGCGACAAAAGAGGCCGGCAGGATAGCCACTTCTCACGATATCCTCAAGAAGGAGAGCGAAACCAAGACTCCGCCTCCGGCGGTTAGCATAATGGACTCCGATGCTGTCTCCGGGTATGTTTCGAAAACTGATGCCGGCCGCAAGGCTGCTGCCGCGTCGAAAATAGCCGAAACCGATACCTCACAGCCAACTCTCGAAGAGTGGCGAGCCAAACGGGACTCGCTCGCGGCGGTGGTGTCCTCTACCGACATAGGGATACTCATGGAGAACGAAATGCTGTTGACGGCCAAAGCCAAAGACCTCGACAAAAAAGCTCAAGCGGCTCTGGTCGATTCTCTCTCAACGGAATTCGCCCAACACGACCCGCAGTTCCTTCTGCTGGAAAGCCACTATCAGGTGGGTCTGTTGACAGACGACAAGAAAGAGTATGAGCGCTCTATCGATGCCCTGCGGGAGTATCTGGATAAAGATGATTCGGTGTATAAGTTAAACGCCGCCTGGTATATTCAGCAACTAGAGCAAAGAAAGTGGTAG
- the cmk gene encoding (d)CMP kinase, with translation MNDLKLNLPRLKGKIIAIDGPAGSGKSTTARKLAARLGFTYLDTGAMYRALTYFALQTNISPSDCAKLTALAEKVPIEFETGEEVNKVFINGQDVTEEIRSPEVTRHVSEVSAHKGVRKAMVALQQKLAENGSIVAEGRDTTTVVFPRADLKVYLSASVKERASRRLIDLTKMGVSTTLEEQMADIQRRDDYDSSRKHSPLTKARDAFTVDTTDMTVEGQVDYIISLIRQVLK, from the coding sequence ATGAACGACCTGAAGCTTAACCTTCCGAGGCTCAAAGGAAAAATAATCGCCATTGATGGTCCCGCCGGCTCCGGCAAATCCACCACCGCGCGCAAACTGGCGGCCCGCCTCGGCTTCACTTACCTTGATACCGGCGCCATGTACCGGGCGCTGACTTACTTTGCCCTGCAAACGAACATTTCTCCCTCCGACTGCGCCAAACTTACCGCCCTGGCCGAGAAAGTCCCGATTGAGTTTGAGACCGGCGAGGAGGTCAACAAGGTGTTCATAAACGGGCAGGATGTTACCGAGGAAATTCGCTCCCCGGAGGTGACCAGACACGTCTCCGAAGTCTCCGCCCACAAAGGTGTCCGGAAGGCGATGGTGGCGCTTCAGCAGAAACTGGCCGAGAATGGTTCCATTGTGGCCGAAGGTCGCGATACCACAACGGTGGTTTTCCCGCGCGCCGACCTCAAAGTATATCTGTCAGCCTCGGTGAAAGAACGCGCCAGCCGCCGATTGATCGATTTGACCAAGATGGGCGTCAGCACCACGCTTGAAGAGCAGATGGCCGATATCCAGAGACGCGACGATTACGACTCTAGTCGCAAACACTCGCCGCTTACGAAGGCCCGCGATGCCTTCACGGTCGATACCACCGATATGACTGTCGAGGGACAGGTCGATTACATAATCTCGCTTATCCGTCAGGTACTCAAATAA